From a single Chitinophaga sp. Cy-1792 genomic region:
- a CDS encoding translation initiation factor: MSKKKSNNSGIVYSTDPNYNFAPEPETEADTLAPESQQLRVKLDTKQRAGKVVTMVDGFIGKEADLEKLGKDLKTKCGTGGSVKDGLILIQGDYREKMVKWLQDWGYKKTK, from the coding sequence ATGTCAAAGAAAAAATCAAATAACAGCGGTATAGTATATTCCACCGATCCCAATTACAATTTTGCGCCGGAGCCGGAAACAGAAGCAGACACGTTAGCGCCGGAGAGCCAGCAGCTTCGTGTTAAGCTGGATACCAAACAGCGTGCAGGTAAAGTAGTGACGATGGTAGATGGCTTTATCGGTAAAGAAGCTGACCTGGAGAAATTGGGAAAAGACCTGAAAACAAAATGTGGTACAGGCGGAAGTGTAAAAGACGGATTGATCCTGATTCAGGGCGATTACAGGGAAAAGATGGTGAAGTGGCTCCAGGACTGGGGTTACAAGAAAACAAAATAG
- a CDS encoding aldo/keto reductase: MQYRKLGKTGASISAIGLGCMGMSFAYGNGQEFDNNEAESLSTLELALELGINLLDTADMYGKGANEILLSKLLATKRDKVFLATKFGFRFNDDNSTWFDGSPKYLKQACEASLKRLGIDVIDLYYAHRISDTVPVEEMVGAMAELVKEGKVRYLGLSEASADSLKRAYSVHPIAALQSEYSLFSRDVEGDILHTARELGVSLVAYSPLGRGMSTGTLTDTNQLAEGDFRRNMPRFQGTNFEQNLETVNALNAFAINKGISTAQLSLAWLLAQGDDIIPIPGTKRRKYLTENAGAADVMLTSEDLTAIDNILRSHQVAGNRYHDAGMKLVNR; encoded by the coding sequence ATGCAGTACAGAAAACTTGGAAAAACAGGAGCATCAATATCCGCAATAGGACTGGGTTGCATGGGAATGTCATTCGCCTATGGCAACGGACAGGAATTTGATAACAACGAAGCTGAATCACTTTCTACGCTGGAACTCGCACTGGAACTGGGCATCAACCTGCTGGATACAGCAGATATGTATGGAAAGGGCGCCAATGAAATATTACTCTCTAAATTACTCGCCACTAAAAGAGATAAAGTTTTTCTCGCCACTAAATTCGGATTCCGTTTCAATGACGATAACAGTACCTGGTTTGATGGCTCACCAAAATACCTGAAACAGGCCTGTGAAGCCAGTCTCAAACGGCTCGGCATAGATGTAATTGATCTGTACTACGCTCACCGTATATCCGACACCGTACCGGTAGAAGAAATGGTTGGCGCCATGGCTGAACTGGTGAAAGAAGGCAAAGTGCGTTACCTCGGCCTCTCTGAAGCCAGCGCCGACTCACTCAAAAGAGCTTATAGCGTACATCCGATAGCAGCACTGCAAAGCGAATACTCCCTCTTCTCACGGGACGTGGAAGGAGATATTCTGCATACCGCCAGAGAACTGGGCGTTTCCTTAGTGGCTTACAGCCCGTTAGGTCGTGGTATGAGTACGGGCACTCTCACCGATACTAACCAGCTCGCCGAAGGAGATTTCCGCAGAAATATGCCAAGGTTCCAGGGTACAAACTTTGAACAAAACCTCGAAACAGTAAATGCTTTAAATGCTTTTGCAATTAATAAAGGTATTTCAACAGCTCAACTGTCGCTCGCATGGTTGCTTGCACAGGGAGATGATATTATCCCGATCCCTGGTACCAAACGCAGAAAATATCTGACTGAAAATGCAGGCGCTGCGGATGTAATGCTCACCAGTGAAGACCTGACCGCGATTGATAACATTCTCCGGTCACATCAGGTAGCTGGTAACCGTTACCATGATGCCGGTATGAAACTGGTCAACAGATAA
- a CDS encoding AraC family transcriptional regulator, translated as MSSKKVTLPNSIRTQKMSEINNDLLLFTDRELRPKAPVHGSFAIYSRKDTPVKADISASRRDYYKIVLITKGTGIYTVNDRQHEIDGPTLIFLHPDQVKSWHATSEEQDGTYILFNEHLFENQQQEILNYPLLQREGQAVYKITDTQTVYLASIFRQLMKEFNEDAAFKQEAILIYLKLVLLEGRRIAQEEAAPVRQLTAAQMLAFRFTDKLEKQFPIEHPHQQVTLKTAKEFATFLNTHPNHLNACVKHTTGRTVSEHIRQRVVLEAKLLLIHTDWPIADIAWSLGYEDPGNFTHFFQNHCHQSPNSFRHQSAL; from the coding sequence ATGTCTTCGAAAAAAGTAACCCTCCCCAACAGTATTCGTACCCAAAAAATGTCTGAGATCAATAACGATCTCCTACTTTTTACAGATCGTGAACTTCGCCCTAAAGCACCTGTTCACGGCAGCTTCGCCATATACTCCCGGAAAGACACCCCGGTCAAAGCAGATATATCCGCCTCCAGAAGAGATTATTACAAAATAGTACTGATCACCAAAGGAACCGGTATCTATACCGTAAATGACAGACAACATGAAATAGATGGGCCAACATTGATTTTTCTTCACCCCGACCAGGTCAAAAGCTGGCATGCCACTTCAGAAGAGCAGGACGGAACCTACATTCTATTTAATGAACACCTCTTCGAAAACCAGCAGCAGGAAATCCTGAACTACCCACTGCTGCAAAGAGAAGGACAGGCGGTATACAAAATAACAGACACACAGACAGTATACCTGGCCTCTATTTTCAGACAACTGATGAAAGAATTCAATGAAGATGCAGCCTTTAAACAGGAAGCCATCCTCATCTACCTGAAACTGGTGTTACTGGAAGGAAGAAGAATCGCACAGGAAGAAGCCGCACCCGTACGGCAACTGACAGCCGCTCAAATGCTGGCCTTCCGCTTCACCGACAAACTCGAGAAGCAATTCCCGATCGAACATCCGCATCAGCAGGTAACATTAAAAACAGCTAAGGAATTCGCCACCTTTCTCAACACACATCCCAATCACCTGAACGCCTGCGTAAAACATACCACAGGACGCACTGTCAGTGAGCATATACGGCAGCGTGTAGTACTGGAAGCCAAACTCCTGCTCATTCATACCGATTGGCCTATTGCTGATATCGCATGGAGTCTGGGTTATGAAGATCCCGGTAACTTCACCCACTTCTTCCAGAATCACTGCCACCAGTCGCCAAATTCATTCCGTCACCAGTCCGCTCTTTGA
- a CDS encoding biotin--[acetyl-CoA-carboxylase] ligase, which translates to MIGHPFYILESVDSTNNYAMAQVNSGDVTSGTAWYTGNQTAGKGTRGKKWLAEPGDISALTVAIHPGSLPLSSQFMLSIVIALGAHDFLSKYAGDDTIIKWPNDIYWRDRKAGGTLIENVIRGTSWQYAIIGIGINLNQAKFPDELKNAVSLRQITGKTWEGPIMAKELCSFFDLRVNQLQTVDHHDLLKEYKSKLFRFGIPSPFRINGEIYTATIVDVQPTGHIVLERNGNLEEYGFGEIEFILG; encoded by the coding sequence GTGATAGGACACCCGTTTTATATCCTCGAAAGTGTTGACAGCACCAATAACTATGCCATGGCACAGGTCAATTCCGGCGATGTGACATCCGGTACAGCCTGGTATACCGGCAACCAAACCGCAGGCAAAGGCACCCGTGGTAAAAAATGGCTCGCCGAACCCGGCGATATCAGCGCACTAACCGTTGCCATACATCCCGGATCGCTGCCACTTTCCAGCCAGTTCATGCTAAGTATCGTCATCGCCCTCGGTGCCCATGATTTCCTCTCCAAATACGCCGGAGACGACACCATTATTAAATGGCCCAATGATATTTACTGGCGTGACAGAAAGGCAGGAGGTACCCTCATCGAAAATGTGATCAGAGGTACCAGCTGGCAATATGCCATCATCGGCATCGGCATCAACCTCAACCAGGCAAAATTCCCGGATGAACTCAAAAATGCCGTCTCCCTGCGCCAAATCACCGGCAAAACATGGGAAGGCCCCATCATGGCCAAAGAACTATGCTCCTTCTTTGATCTGCGCGTTAATCAACTCCAGACAGTTGACCACCACGACCTGCTCAAAGAATATAAATCCAAGCTTTTCCGCTTCGGTATACCCTCCCCATTCAGAATTAACGGGGAAATATATACCGCTACCATTGTAGACGTACAACCTACCGGACATATTGTATTGGAAAGAAACGGTAACCTCGAAGAATACGGATTCGGTGAAATCGAATTTATCCTGGGCTAA
- the rsfS gene encoding ribosome silencing factor produces MAPLTVLSTRKKAQTRLTRESEIFTTIIQAIQDKKGENIVSLDLRQIPEAVADFFIICEANSNTQVRAIADFVADEVQKKVGEEPYKHEGFTAQQWILVDYVNVVVHVFQPETRKFYSLEEMWSDADRMEHND; encoded by the coding sequence TTGGCACCCTTAACCGTTCTGAGCACGAGGAAAAAAGCGCAGACGCGCTTAACCAGAGAAAGTGAAATATTTACCACCATCATACAGGCCATTCAGGATAAAAAGGGAGAAAATATAGTATCCCTGGATCTTCGCCAGATTCCTGAAGCTGTGGCCGATTTCTTCATTATATGTGAAGCGAATTCCAACACACAAGTACGGGCAATAGCTGATTTTGTCGCTGACGAGGTCCAGAAAAAGGTGGGTGAAGAGCCTTACAAGCATGAGGGCTTCACTGCTCAGCAATGGATTTTGGTTGACTATGTAAATGTAGTTGTGCATGTTTTTCAGCCGGAAACCAGGAAATTCTACAGCCTGGAAGAAATGTGGAGCGATGCTGACAGAATGGAACACAACGATTAA
- the ftsH gene encoding ATP-dependent zinc metalloprotease FtsH: MEKGGNNFNRGSDKSPKKGPRFTIYWVYAFIGLALLAMNFMDIGSHPQEISFQEFQVKYLKPGDVDRLVVVNKKYVEVYIKKDKLKDPQFKDVSKSKFGGENAGPHFRFTIGSEESFKKDIDKAQEGVAPENLVKISYDERTSWFEPFIQLLVPLLLIIGLWVLLMRKVGGPAGGSGGPGGIFNIGKSKATLFDKGTRVNITFNDVAGLDEAKVEVMEIVDFLKNPKKYTSLGGKIPKGALLVGPPGTGKTLLAKAMAGEAQVPFFSMSGSDFVELFVGVGASRVRDLFKQAREKAPCIIFIDEIDAIGRARGKNVMMSNDERENTLNQLLVEMDGFGTDSGIIILAATNRPDVLDSALLRPGRFDRQISIDKPDLAGREQIFSVHLKPIKTSPNLDIKKLASMTPGFAGADIANVCNEAALIAARKGKTEVEMDDFNDAVDRVIGGLEKKNKIISPEEKEVIAYHEAGHAICGWYLEHANPLVKVTIVPRGVAALGYAQYLPKEQYLYNTEQLMDDICMTLGGRAVEEIVFGKISTGAQNDLQVITRMAYAMVTVYGMNDKVGNVSFYDPNSDQSFTKPYSEETAKMIDEEVRKLIDQAYARTKALLTDKLEQVKILAKELLKSEVLYQADLERLIGKRPYDTKQEHHVADGLTSDGVQPTDIINPSPSPANA; encoded by the coding sequence ATGGAAAAAGGAGGCAATAACTTCAACAGGGGTTCAGACAAATCGCCTAAGAAAGGACCTAGGTTCACGATATATTGGGTTTATGCCTTTATTGGCCTTGCCCTGTTAGCGATGAATTTCATGGATATTGGATCTCACCCCCAGGAGATCAGCTTCCAGGAGTTCCAGGTTAAATACCTGAAACCTGGAGACGTGGACAGGCTGGTCGTTGTAAACAAGAAATATGTAGAAGTCTACATAAAGAAAGACAAATTAAAAGACCCGCAATTTAAAGACGTATCTAAAAGTAAGTTTGGTGGAGAAAATGCTGGTCCTCATTTCCGTTTTACCATAGGTAGCGAGGAAAGTTTCAAGAAAGATATCGACAAAGCCCAGGAAGGCGTAGCTCCTGAGAACCTGGTCAAGATCAGCTATGACGAAAGAACGAGCTGGTTTGAACCATTTATACAGTTGCTGGTGCCGTTATTGCTGATTATTGGTTTATGGGTATTACTCATGCGAAAAGTGGGTGGCCCTGCTGGTGGCAGCGGTGGACCGGGTGGTATCTTCAATATCGGTAAGTCTAAAGCTACCCTTTTTGATAAAGGTACCCGCGTAAACATTACTTTCAACGATGTTGCCGGTTTGGACGAAGCGAAAGTGGAAGTAATGGAAATCGTTGATTTCCTGAAAAATCCAAAGAAATACACCTCTCTGGGTGGTAAAATACCAAAAGGTGCGTTACTGGTAGGCCCTCCGGGTACTGGTAAAACCCTCCTCGCCAAAGCGATGGCAGGTGAAGCACAGGTACCTTTCTTCTCTATGTCCGGTTCCGATTTCGTGGAGCTGTTCGTAGGTGTGGGTGCCAGCCGTGTACGCGACCTGTTTAAACAGGCCCGTGAGAAAGCACCATGTATCATCTTCATCGATGAGATTGATGCAATCGGCCGTGCCAGAGGTAAAAACGTAATGATGAGCAATGATGAGCGTGAAAACACCCTCAACCAGCTGCTCGTTGAAATGGATGGTTTCGGAACTGACAGCGGTATCATTATCCTGGCAGCTACCAACCGCCCGGATGTACTGGATAGCGCATTGCTGCGTCCTGGTCGTTTCGACCGTCAGATCTCTATTGACAAGCCGGATCTGGCAGGTAGAGAGCAGATCTTCTCCGTACACCTGAAGCCAATTAAAACATCTCCAAACCTGGATATTAAGAAACTGGCTTCTATGACACCTGGCTTTGCCGGTGCCGATATCGCCAACGTTTGTAACGAAGCCGCCCTCATCGCTGCCCGTAAAGGCAAAACTGAAGTGGAAATGGATGACTTCAACGATGCGGTAGACCGCGTAATCGGTGGTCTGGAAAAGAAAAACAAAATCATCTCTCCGGAAGAGAAAGAAGTAATTGCCTACCACGAAGCGGGTCACGCTATCTGTGGCTGGTACCTGGAACACGCTAACCCACTCGTGAAAGTAACGATCGTTCCTCGCGGTGTGGCAGCACTGGGTTATGCTCAGTATCTTCCTAAAGAACAATATCTCTACAACACCGAGCAACTGATGGACGACATCTGTATGACCCTCGGCGGCCGTGCTGTAGAAGAAATCGTATTCGGCAAAATCTCTACCGGTGCACAGAACGACCTGCAGGTAATCACCCGCATGGCCTATGCAATGGTAACCGTTTACGGTATGAATGATAAAGTAGGTAACGTATCTTTCTACGATCCTAACAGCGATCAGTCTTTCACCAAACCTTATTCTGAGGAGACAGCGAAAATGATCGATGAGGAAGTTAGAAAACTGATCGACCAGGCTTATGCCAGAACTAAAGCCCTGCTTACAGATAAACTTGAACAGGTGAAAATCCTGGCCAAGGAACTGCTGAAAAGCGAAGTGCTGTACCAGGCAGATCTGGAAAGACTGATCGGTAAACGTCCGTATGATACCAAACAGGAACATCATGTTGCTGATGGTCTTACTTCAGATGGCGTTCAACCTACAGATATCATCAATCCATCACCATCACCTGCTAACGCGTAA
- a CDS encoding lactate utilization protein produces the protein MKISPAKENILKRVRNALSQPVQLPFPNSEGNTAVFKAESEGMEIRFAEEFTRLQGKFVFCSGKTELIENLRALCDNKEWHNVFCQTPSILKYIHQDELPCLNQGSMHEADAAITDCEYLVARTGTVVLSAAQPSGRALPVYTPVHVMIAYTHQLVFDLKDALHKLKDKYGNDLPSAISFATGPSRTADIEKTLVVGIHGPKEVYVFLVDD, from the coding sequence ATGAAGATTTCTCCTGCCAAGGAAAATATTCTGAAGCGAGTACGAAATGCTTTAAGTCAGCCAGTACAGTTGCCCTTCCCTAACTCGGAGGGCAACACTGCTGTTTTTAAAGCTGAAAGCGAAGGAATGGAAATCAGGTTCGCGGAAGAATTTACCCGCTTGCAGGGAAAATTTGTATTCTGCTCCGGTAAAACAGAACTCATCGAAAATCTGCGTGCTTTATGTGATAATAAGGAATGGCATAATGTATTCTGCCAGACGCCTTCTATCCTGAAGTATATTCATCAGGATGAGTTGCCTTGTCTGAACCAGGGCTCTATGCATGAAGCAGATGCTGCCATCACAGATTGTGAGTACCTGGTAGCACGTACCGGCACCGTTGTATTAAGCGCTGCACAGCCCAGCGGCCGTGCTTTGCCCGTATATACGCCGGTACATGTCATGATTGCCTACACCCACCAACTCGTTTTTGATCTGAAAGATGCGCTCCACAAGCTGAAAGATAAATATGGCAATGACCTTCCGTCCGCCATTTCTTTTGCAACAGGGCCTAGTCGCACTGCAGATATCGAAAAGACACTGGTCGTGGGTATTCACGGACCCAAAGAAGTATACGTCTTCTTAGTAGACGACTAA
- a CDS encoding UDP-2,3-diacylglucosamine diphosphatase, giving the protein MDINLPANKKIYFASDFHLGAPNATASRERERTIIKWLEDAEKDAAHIFLVGDIFDFWFEYKHVVPKGYIRILGKLADLRDKGIGISVFIGNHDMWMNGYFEDELDIPVYYEPQTYTIAGKRFYIGHGDGLGPGDHGYKFLKKIFRNPLCRVLFSALHPAIGISLANYFSRKSRAATGQSLEHYLGEENEWLAIYTKEVLQKEHFDYFIFGHRHLPLDLKVGENSHYINLGDWLNYFSYAVFDGETTTLKFLTASGEAAAREASKIQASKIS; this is encoded by the coding sequence ATGGATATTAATCTGCCAGCCAATAAGAAAATATATTTTGCTTCCGATTTTCACCTGGGAGCACCTAATGCTACTGCCAGCAGAGAAAGAGAAAGGACGATCATCAAATGGTTGGAAGATGCGGAGAAAGATGCCGCACATATCTTTCTGGTAGGCGATATTTTTGATTTCTGGTTTGAATATAAACATGTAGTTCCGAAAGGATATATCCGTATCCTGGGAAAACTGGCGGACCTCCGCGATAAAGGAATAGGGATTTCTGTTTTCATCGGCAACCATGATATGTGGATGAACGGCTATTTTGAAGACGAACTGGATATCCCTGTTTACTATGAACCGCAAACATATACTATTGCCGGAAAACGTTTCTATATTGGCCATGGCGATGGCCTCGGCCCCGGTGATCATGGCTATAAATTCCTGAAAAAAATATTCCGCAACCCGTTATGCCGGGTGCTGTTTTCCGCTCTGCATCCTGCTATTGGCATCTCTCTTGCCAACTACTTCAGCCGCAAAAGCCGTGCTGCCACCGGGCAAAGCCTGGAGCATTATCTCGGTGAAGAAAATGAATGGCTGGCCATCTACACAAAAGAGGTTTTACAAAAAGAACATTTCGATTATTTCATCTTCGGGCACAGGCATCTTCCGCTTGACCTGAAAGTAGGCGAAAACAGCCATTACATCAACCTGGGTGACTGGCTGAACTACTTCTCCTATGCTGTATTTGACGGGGAAACAACTACGTTGAAATTCCTTACAGCGTCTGGTGAAGCGGCAGCGCGTGAAGCATCAAAAATTCAGGCGTCTAAAATATCGTGA
- the recO gene encoding DNA repair protein RecO has product MLHKTNGIVLRTVKYGDTSLIVSVFTELFGLQSYIVNGVRSSKPKAARGNLLQPGNILELVVYHQEIKNLQRISEFKLGFIFNSLHFNIVKNTVALYMIELLQKTLKQPEQHLELYYFAENALKVLDTAEMPIAANLPLFFTLKVGEYLGFKLNGRFSEYTPYLDLQEGHYIDLPPHHIHHLDPAASELTDAISQCTDAAQLGKIAMNKERRRKLLYAYLEFFRLHLPDFVEMQSPPILHDILDA; this is encoded by the coding sequence ATGTTACATAAAACCAACGGCATAGTTTTACGTACCGTCAAATACGGCGACACCAGTCTGATAGTCAGTGTATTTACTGAACTGTTCGGGTTGCAATCCTATATTGTAAATGGTGTAAGGTCCAGCAAGCCCAAGGCTGCCCGTGGCAACCTCCTTCAGCCTGGAAATATCCTGGAATTGGTGGTTTATCACCAGGAAATCAAAAATCTGCAGCGCATATCGGAGTTCAAACTTGGCTTCATCTTCAATTCCCTGCATTTCAATATTGTAAAAAATACGGTCGCACTCTATATGATCGAGCTGCTGCAGAAAACGCTGAAACAACCGGAACAGCACCTGGAGCTGTATTATTTTGCAGAAAACGCACTGAAAGTACTCGACACCGCCGAAATGCCGATAGCGGCAAATCTGCCCTTATTCTTCACATTAAAAGTAGGGGAGTACCTGGGCTTCAAATTGAACGGCAGGTTCTCTGAATATACGCCTTACCTCGACCTCCAGGAAGGGCATTATATCGATTTACCACCACATCACATCCATCACCTGGACCCAGCCGCCAGCGAGCTGACAGATGCCATCTCTCAATGTACCGATGCGGCACAACTGGGTAAAATTGCTATGAATAAGGAGAGAAGAAGAAAGCTGTTGTACGCTTACCTGGAGTTTTTCCGGCTTCACCTGCCGGATTTTGTGGAGATGCAATCACCTCCGATACTTCACGATATTTTAGACGCCTGA